One Plasmodium vivax chromosome 13, whole genome shotgun sequence genomic region harbors:
- a CDS encoding syntaxin 5, putative (encoded by transcript PVX_084535A), translating into MSYKNYHSENNPLAEEAKADDNEKKIKDNILLIKKNMIYAEENLENLKNNLISKRIIEALHEEIQQIYVKVIETENLFRDWEIKFAENPFEKQKKKYIFEKLNIHFKNEVNKLESISVNVKKAANELPNIENGEMNYSHIKNAKGKKIKNSSMNSLGTNHFTKDNFILHVDEDFADNDDFVNNDDFVNNDDFVNNDDFIESASVYDYELDQFNENDLLIESEIATQRFEGIKKIQCQVAQAQEVFKDLAHLVFTQKENIEILNNNIYDANINAFNSAKELKKTYHSVKQQRLSWCLVAITLVIFIYFIYFKLFHLSMFS; encoded by the coding sequence ATGTCGTACAAAAATTACCATAGCGAAAACAACCCACTCGCAGAGGAAGCAAAGGCAGACGacaatgagaaaaaaataaaagacaaCATCTTGTTGATCAAAAAGAATATGATATATGCAGAGGAAAATTTagaaaacttaaaaaacaatttaatatCCAAAAGAATTATAGAAGCCTTGCATGAAGAAATTCAACAAATATATGTGAAGGTTATCGAAACAGAAAATTTATTCCGTGATTGGGAAATAAAGTTTGCCGAAAATCCATtcgaaaaacaaaaaaaaaaatatattttcgaaaaattaaacatccattttaaaaatgaagtaaatAAATTGGAGAGCATATCtgtgaatgtaaaaaaagctGCCAACGAATTGCCCAATATAGAAAATGGCGAAATGAATTATagtcatataaaaaatgccaaggggaaaaaaataaaaaatagcagTATGAACTCTTTGGGGACAAATCATTTTACTAAGGACAATTTTATTCTCCACGTGGACGAAGATTTTGCCGACAATGACGATTTTGTGAACAACGACGATTTTGTGAACAACGACGATTTTGTGAACAACGACGATTTTATCGAATCCGCTAGTGTGTATGATTATGAGTTGGACCAGTTTAACGAAAATGACCTCTTAATAGAGAGCGAAATAGCTACACAGAGGTTcgaaggaattaaaaaaattcaatgcCAAGTTGCCCAAGCACAAGAAGTGTTTAAAGATTTGGCACACCTCGTTTTTACGCAGAAGGAAAATATCGAAATTTTGAATAACAACATTTATGATGCCAATATAAATGCTTTTAACAGTGCCAAGGAATTAAAGAAGACCTATCATAGTGTGAAGCAGCAACGGCTGTCTTGGTGCCTGGTGGCCATAACGTTGGTCATATTTATCTACTTCATTTATTTCAAGTTGTTTCACCTGTCCATGTTCAGCTAG
- a CDS encoding hypothetical protein, conserved (encoded by transcript PVX_084540A) produces MNEKSHKQAPQVQSETLSLIKKQFFKTKMCPFQKNKNYCLNESNCHYAHSIDELKPMPDLRNTKLCDYVKKKIPCRDENCKFAHDIDTLKPSVHLATYKSTICSFWGKGKCFNGNKCRFAHGTEDMKTNEQMDMLQGSKCSKKNKNKMKSNATDMKQGTASTYSFDTCDYSANGSSENTNISYSYDKDRDAFICRRSVIKNEKTKMKSKRRTTQTPHLENEVTARDTNDTFDRETADGDFHLPDSTNGNSIKEVLSKIENLALSTFIENNDKYAKVIKYLLNENNLLKESIKKDQSGPLAGRDFPGGAAQQCADRQYAEQQYEEQQYVEQQYAERQYTNQQYTDERFATQGPLTQRFPSPGSNETHFGYPSSVAVAAAAINRSLNGDDDLTKYVLPEDATDNYLFTNEKRNPKHSTSNFDDGVKADDNLNRIIKTIDDILISQNVGSFSSVKDVNSPHEVREAFSVNNSGELANRDYANLMSNAKSFETERSLYHHNGNLSNVAHNGKHMAGGEVQEEAQNEPFEEGIINYLSQGRKKRNCYEEKFGGAQLPPISYGVSIGGSIHSNGMHNVKSTTSNMGCTNQMMLDLDELAASKFFNPFAFHHNEYKGQEVGPPQQQRMPQMQRISQDGFDKNGEIDTWKDGMVLFRNDHMASCVGGNERDGGFSGVNYARGVGGEDAANGYADRGYAAKGYAVNGFSANGYAANGYAANPFATNGFAPSDGARAFPTIDRFGRRGYGKSEVFLPSSHGKNVNSAKETIPNVATSGVATTGVATSSMAIPNVTSSNVASPHQVQKKPASSGPMGKEKNAKLNLREGAELDSGMNVDRNYPFSNDKSDFLKKIKCLISKELHYSETKNTHSSVKNVNHLTYCSENNYPFKKSTQLSDSLPSASNYNACTPDIHNLTFLDNNNIESNNNRWFDEVNSGNSFAARNGEVTDENGGVRLHMDFSSYKKEGTNEQNIWNANANLNEFVYPMMSHGWMNEQKTGDFFGVSKSVNLSSLN; encoded by the exons ATGAACGAAAAAAGTCACAAGCAGGCACCCCAGGTGCAGTCGGAAACGCTGTCGCTGATAAagaagcaattttttaaaacgaaaatgtgccccttccaaaaaaataaaaactactGTCTAAACGAGTCCAACTGCCATTACGCCCACAGCATTGACGAGTTAAAGCCAATGCCGGACTTAAGGAATACAAAGCTGTGTGATTacgtgaagaaaaaaatcccctGCCGAGACGAAAATTGCAAGTTCGCCCACGACATTGACACGCTGAAGCCGAGTGTGCACTTGGCGACGTACAAATCAACCATCTGCAGCTTctggggaaagggaaaatgttTTAACGGAAATAAATGCAGATTTGCACACGGGACGGAAGATATGAAAACGAATGAACAGATGGACATGTTGCAGGGTTCAAAATGTagtaagaaaaataaaaataaaatgaagagcaATGCAACGGATATGAAGCAAGGGACTGCTTCTACCTACTCATTCGATACGTGCGATTATTCTGCTAATGGGTCGTCGGAAAATACAAACATATCTTATTCATACGACAAAGATAGGGATGCCTTCATCTGCCGAAGGAgcgtaataaaaaatgaaaaaacgaaaatgaaaagcaaaaggagaaCAACACAAACACCCCATTTGGAAAACGAAGTAACCGCAAGAGACACAAATGACACCTTCGATAGGGAGACGGCGGATGGAGATTTCCACCTGCCGGATAGCACCAACGGAAATTCCATTAAAGAGGTGCTgagcaaaattgaaaatctAGCCCTCTCTACCTTCATAGAGAATAACGACAAGTACGCGAAGGTTATTAAGTACCTTTTGAACGAAAACAACCTCCTGAAGGAGTCCATCAAGAAGGACCAGAGTGGCCCCCTGGCGGGGAGGGACTTCCCGGGTGGCGCAGCGCAGCAATGTGCAGATCGTCAATATGCAGAGCAGCAGTATGAAGAGCAGCAGTATGTAGAGCAGCAGTATGCAGAGCGGCAATATACAAACCAGCAATACACAGATGAACGCTTCGCCACGCAGGGACCCCTCACCCAACGCTTCCCCAGCCCAGGCAGCAACGAAACCCATTTTGGCTACCCCTCCTCAGTCGCAGTAGCAGCGGCAGCCATCAACCGCAGCCTCAACGGTGACGACGACCTGACCAAGTACGTCCTCCCAGAAGACGCCACAGACAATTACCTATTCACAAATGAGAAGAGAAACCCGAAGCATTCCACGTCCAATTTTGATGACGGGGTTAAGGCAGACGACAATCTCAACAGAATAATCAAAACGATTGATGACATTCTAATTTCTCAAAATGTGGGATCATTTTCCAGCGTGAAAGATGTAAACAGTCCCCACGAAGTTAGAGAGGCCTTTTCTGTTAATAACAGTGGAGAGCTAGCTAACAGAGATTATGCAAACCTGATGAGCAATGCGAAGTCGTTCGAAACGGAGAGAAGTCTATACCATCATAATGGTAACTTGAGTAACGTGGCACATAATGGCAAACATATGGCTGGCGGAGAGGTCCAGGAAGAGGCGCAAAATGAACCGTTTGAGGAAGGCATAATAAATTATCTCTCGcaaggaaggaagaaaagaaactGCTATGAGGAGAAGTTTGGAGGTGCACAGCTGCCACCCATTTCGTATGGCGTCTCCATCGGAGGAAGCATCCACAGTAACGGCATGCACAACGTGAAGAGCACCACCAGCAACATGGGCTGCACGAACCAGATGATGCTCGATTTAGACGAACTCGCTgcctccaaattttttaacccgTTTGCTTTTCACCATAATGAATACAAAGGCCAGGAGGTGGGTCCACCCCAGCAGCAGAGGATGCCACAAATGCAGCGCATCAGTCAAGACGGGTttgacaaaaatggggagataGACACGTGGAAGGACGGCATGGTTCTGTTCAGGAATGACCACATGGCTAGCTGCGTTGGGGGCAACGAGAGGGACGGGGGGTTCAGCGGCGTCAACTATGCGAGGGGCGTTGGAGGTGAGGACGCGGCGAATGGTTATGCCGACAGGGGGTATGCCGCCAAGGGGTATGCGGTGAACGGTTTTTCCGCCAACGGGTACGCGGCCAACGGGTATGCGGCCAACCCATTTGCAACCAACGGATTCGCGCCGAGCGACGGGGCGAGGGCATTCCCAACGATCGACCGCTTCGGCCGCAGGGGCTATGGAAAGAGCGAGGTGTTCCTCCCCTCCAGTCacggcaaaaatgtgaacagcGCAAAGGAGACCATTCCGAACGTGGCCACTTCAGGCGTAGCCACTACAG GCGTAGCCACTTCGAGTATGGCCATCCCGAATGTGACCTCTTCCAACGTGGCAAGCCCGCACCAGGTGCAGAAAAAACCAGCGAGCAGCGGCCCaatggggaaggaaaaaaatgcgaagctGAATTTGAGGGAAGGCGCTGAACTAGACAGCGGTATGAACGTCGACAGAAATTACCCCTTCAGCAATGACAAGTCagattttctcaaaaaaataaaatgcttaATATCGAAGGAGTTACATTACAGCGAAACGAAAAACACACACTCGAGCGTAAAGAATGTAAACCACCTGACGTACTGTAGTGAAAATAATTACCCGTTTAAGAAAAGCACCCAGCTGAGTGACTCGTTACCATCAGCATCGAATTATAACGCGTGCACTCCAGATATACACAACCTCACTTTTCTAGACAACAATAATATAGAGAGCAATAACAACAGATGGTTTGATGAGGTGAACAGTGGGAACAGCTTCGCTGCCAGGAATGGAGAGGTGACGGATGAAAATGGTGGTGTGAGACTACATATGGACTTTTCTTcttataaaaaggaaggcacTAATGAACAGAACATTTGGAACGCGAATGCTAACTTGAACGAATTTGTCTACCCGATGATGTCCCACGGGTGGATGAACGAGCAGAAGACCGGCGACTTCTTTGGCGTGTCCAAGTCCGTCAATTTGAGCAGCCTCAACTAG
- a CDS encoding hypothetical protein, conserved (encoded by transcript PVX_084545A), producing the protein MADEETSQRSKRKEEAPLSNGKTSHSNCFIAKDIEDNNRMMSSLSCHLENNSMKELNTHESNGMLSDKQNGHLSEGKDPPSKAIPEVIKKTVNINHKGETVTYVYTLVCYKNYNIFFISPNGKFAVWIHSHNVIMPFSVEQETEIIFGERNYPYLEMFCTQFMKDHAALMKYKSIMFAICLHNMCFDDTKALTEIFAALSAMV; encoded by the coding sequence ATGGCGGACGAAGAAACATCCCAACGCAGCAAGCGGAAGGAGGAAGCTCCCCTGAGCAACGGGAAAACAAGTCACTCAAACTGCTTCATCGCAAAAGACATAGAAGATAACAACCGTATGATGAGCAGTCTCAGTTGCCACTTGGAAAATAACTCAATGAAAGAACTCAACACGCATGAAAGCAATGGCATGTTGAGTGAcaaacaaaatgggcacCTATCTGAGGGAAAGGATCCCCCAAGCAAGGCCATCCCAgaggtaataaaaaaaacggtgaATATTAATCACAAGGGCGAAACAGTAACGTATGTATACACCCTCGTTTgctataaaaattacaacattttttttatctcgcCGAATGGGAAATTTGCCGTGTGGATACATTCGCACAATGTCATTATGCCCTTCTCGGTGGAACAAGAAACGGAAATCATTTTTGGCGAAAGGAATTATCCCTACTTGGAAATGTTTTGTACTCAGTTTATGAAGGACCATGCCGCTCTGATGAAGTATAAGTCGATTATGTTCGCCATATGTCTTCACAACATGTGCTTCGATGATACCAAAGCTTTAACGGAAATATTTGCTGCGCTCAGCGCTATGGTTTAA
- a CDS encoding hypothetical protein (encoded by transcript PVX_084550A), with translation MRVNQLDGEIVAIEERHSKEKRKNGKLVQGHDESKEYTELGRTPQVRKDLTSETHRIREDYPGYEQTFYQKGSQGEIKMTGESNAKEDTWLKPPRNDTEHYNIMSSTDTVLSSDDSVADMYETNYKYFLVRKFSLSEESPGSASDWQDNLKLDRPMSHQNGVFQEDRRIVRLPKPYGRSEPRNGKVLEKNTISNFNPLAHISTKHHYYNPCARHNCNGNHFSYDYPCGVQNGSLRYGGHPFCEPHDGKYLHAADGVSQNEGNFYMNKKCTLKFDNYLKGMYFTNRSYMEAELRKKCSHYFLPLRRPFRAEGSNTGAASSGGPPPKRGSVSSGSSGSSGEFSANPVDPVDRLNGRTHPHGEKHQTRSHNLRKGRKCKGEEYHRRKNANHESTCPSKKNLFSQLLKNLKLLGYALFFCFFISNENKAIREKQNSTRGGKKAFPNSSSLKSERRRK, from the coding sequence atgcgcgtTAACCAACTCGATGGAGAAATTGTAGCCATAGAAGAGAGGCACTCCAAGGAgaaacgtaaaaatggaaaacttgTGCAAGGGCACGACGAATCAAAGGAGTACACAGAATTGGGAAGAACCCCCCAAGTGCGAAAAGACTTAACGAGCGAAACGCATCGCATACGTGAGGACTACCCAGGTTATGAGCAAACGTTCTATCAAAAGGGGAGTCAGGGTGAAATTAAGATGACGGGAGAGTCCAATGCGAAGGAGGATACCTGGCTGAAACCGCCCCGAAACGATACAGAGCATTACAACATCATGTCCAGCACTGACACTGTGTTGTCTTCAGATGACAGTGTTGCGGATATGTACGAAACGAACTACAAATACTTCCTAGTGAGGAAATTTTCTCTCAGTGAAGAGTCCCCAGGATCAGCATCCGACTGGCAAGATAATTTAAAGTTGGACAGGCCCATGAGCCACCAAAATGGTGTCTTCCAAGAGGACAGACGAATCGTCAGGCTTCCCAAACCGTATGGAAGGAGTGAACCACGCAATGGGAAGGTTctagaaaaaaataccataAGCAACTTCAACCCGCTAGCCCATATAAGTACTAAGCACCATTACTATAACCCCTGTGCGAGGCACAACTGCAATGGCAATCACTTCAGTTATGACTACCCCTGTGGTGTTCAAAATGGATCACTTCGTTATGGTGGTCACCCCTTTTGTGAGCCGCATGACGGTAAGTATCTCCATGCAGCAGACGGTGTTAGCCAAAATGAgggtaatttttatatgaacaaaaaatgcacGCTAAAATTCGATAATTATTTGAAGGGCATGTACTTCACGAATAGGTCCTATATGGAGGCAGAactgaggaaaaaatgcagccATTATTTCCTGCCCCTTAGGAGGCCCTTCCGCGCAGAGGGTTCCAATACGGGGGCCGCTTCCTCGGGTGGCCCCCCCCCTAAGCGTGGAAGTGTTTCCAGCGGTTCTAGCGGTTCTAGCGGCGAATTCAGCGCTAACCCGGTTGACCCTGTTGACCGGCTCAACGGCCGAACCCACCCCCACGGGGAAAAGCATCAAACCCGCTCGCACAACTTGAGGAAGGGGCGCAAATGTAAAGGGGAAGAATATCAccgaagaaaaaatgcaaaccaCGAGAGCACATGTccgagcaaaaaaaatttattttcccaattgCTTAAAAATCTCAAGCTGTTGGGATATgccctatttttttgcttcttcataaGCAACGAAAATAAGGCAATCAGGGAAAAACAGAACTCCACGCGCGGCGGGAAAAAGGCCTTTCCGAACTCGTCCTCCCTTAAGAGTGAAAGGAGGCGAAAGTAG
- a CDS encoding hypothetical protein, conserved (encoded by transcript PVX_084555A), with protein MASDEEPIPGEEGEPPSEDLYTKRKKKKERNESVHFDKVRKSEYICVEIPGRVKKGSSGLSAVESLGGIKKITELFHLQNNAHRHEENLILRVNNNDMFSSFVSANSAKVNNVLIKIKRTRKNVYKFEFLGFVRYLYYFDNMIDFYYIPTFYNRRDYSTNYIHYLTRGKKKKKKKKKSSSGAVAAVAAAAAAAAEVEVEGRPRDPFDHLGTPLADGRGEHFFPSAFARSGELLAGGAIGQFGPHQNVDQQNMPHVNYFSNCQTHSWNNMADTQMGNHTRQTSNVMNLNAQLYDSDKMASYERGYSQNMSSSNHVGHNKDAHLFLPKCGSNANEANFFVLGSNGGRGAEGGEHGDGRYRIGIEGKEEDNQVGSFTDMRIGEMGQNVGIPMCSSRMDDAIGASPPRVNIQAQLPSGGPPPFNDARCNHMMQMGTQEDDYFSDEDYNELYKKIISCKNNLELFDQVKESEFSSDESEGYELNCCIHSKSTSPYFYRNYEATTTSRYLREYRYLISKFTSPIFSNVEASKGEMEKFIQELIINRPEQGTPGGSTLPGVVGMGQSAHGVIEEQVQSRDKLGKPVGEYCDAAAVWGVRGADDGEQRAGEDAAVQCDDRSDEHAANHSDEHPANHSDEHPANHSDGHAANLWDDRSDGEALLMGSPPRSGPTQDDHETSESRTASRNVSHAEQQSNQIIVSKKPVHCNPIAKFDDPTFPCNPFDSALKKYVSDKLYKRVKDLFEVRPIWSKEVILEHLDSVSTYCLKSCFSRICFYFADGPWRRTYCKYGYDPRKDPSSYIYQTIDFRDNYFREIKMKSANEMNRIILKRKNFIDRVVTKIIKRVNITGTRNTNKRGKPEGTSQKGSNTMSVKMESHTDQEQRDENEKRDFNIYSEWSQSFSQHYDDHGEVPNGDKSAYHPSTSNQYPKDINDLKNMFDIYSSAVSSNDEITPQMDEEINDIFQFLKKSITFHLRKSFSAESHFSVSPLKLSTVYQYVDIYDNNVADYLSNLRTQDVCTKDYGWMNSNDIAKIRDILFVRSVTLRRAHIK; from the exons ATGGCCAGCGATGAGGAAC CGATCCCCGGGGAGGAGGGCGAGCCGCCCAGCGAGGACCTCTacacgaagaggaagaaaaaaaaagaacgaaacGAAAGCGTCCACTTTGACAAGGTAAGGAAGAGCGAATACATCTGCGTGGAAATCCCAGGGAGGgtcaaaaagggaagcagcgGATTGTCAGCCGTGGAAAGCTtagggggaataaaaaaaataacagaatTATTTCACCTCCAGAATAATGCACACAGacatgaagaaaatttaatcTTAAGAGTCAACAACAATGACatgttttcctccttcgtGTCAGCAAATTCCGCAAAAGTGAATAATgtgttaattaaaattaaaaggacaAGGAAAAACGTCTACAAATTTGAGTTCCTGGGGTTCGTTCGGTACCTGTACTACTTTGACAACATGATCGACTTTTACTATATCCCCACGTTTTATAACAGGCGCGACTACAGCACGAATTATATACACTACTTaacgagggggaaaaaaaaaaaaaaaaaaaaaaaaaaatcatcatcAGGAGCAGTAGCGGCAGTAGcggcagcagcggcagcagcggCGGAGGTGGAAGTGGAGGGAAGACCGCGTGACCCCTTTGACCATTTGGGAACCCCCCTCGCGGATGGCAGGGGTGAACACTTCTTCCCCAGCGCGTTTGCTCGGAGTGGAGAACTTCTGGCCGGCGGAGCGATAGGCCAATTTGGACCCCACCAAAATGTAGACCAACAAAATATGCCCCATGTAAATTACTTTTCAAATTGTCAAACACACAGCTGGAACAACATGGCGGACACACAGATGGGCAACCATACGAGGCAAACCTCGAACGTGATGAACCTAAATGCACAACTGTATGATTCGGataaaatggctagctatGAACGAGGCTATTCTCAAAATATGAGCAGTAGCAATCACGTGGGGCATAATAAAGAcgcccatttgtttttaccCAAATGTGGAAGTAACGCAAATGAGGCGAATTTCTTTGTGCTCGGTTCTAACGGAGGAAGGGgggcagaagggggagagcaCGGAGATGGCCGCTACCGAATTGGCATTGAAGGAAAGGAGGAAGACAACCAGGTGGGATCCTTCACGGACATGCGAATTGGTGAAATGGGACAAAATGTGGGAATCCCCATGTGTAGCAGCAGAATGGACGATGCCATCGGAGCAAGCCCCCCACGAGTAAATATCCAAGCGCAACTGCCATCTGGAGGACCTCCCCCCTTTAACGACGCCAGGTGTAACCACATGATGCAAATGGGTACCCAAGAGGATGACTACTTCTCAGACGAAGATTACAACgaattgtacaaaaaaatcataagctgtaaaaataatttggaGTTATTTGACCAAGTGAAGGAGAGTGAATTTTCCTCCGACGAAAGTGAAGGGTACGAATTAAACTGTTGCATCCATAGCAAAAGCACCAGTCCGTATTTCTACAGAAATTACGAAGCGACAACGACGAGTAGGTATCTCAGGGAGTACAGATATTTAATAAGCAAATTTACTTCGCCTATTTTTTCGAACGTGGAAGCGAGCAAAGGAGAAATGGAGAAGTTTATTCAGGAGCTTATCATTAACAGACCTGAACAGGGTACGCCTGGAGGTTCTACACTGCCGGGTGTGGTTGGGATGGGTCAAAGTGCGCACGGGGTGATCGAGGAGCAAGTGCAGAGTCGTGACAAATTGGGTAAACCCGTGGGTGAGTATTGCGATGCAGCAGCAGTGTGGGGCGTGAGAGGGGCTGACGATGGAGAGCAGCGTGCCGGTGAAGACGCAGCTGTGCAATGTGATGACCGTTCGGATGAGCATGCCGCTAACCATTCGGATGAACATCCCGCTAACCATTCGGATGAACATCCCGCTAACCATTCAGATGGGCATGCCGCTAACCTCTGGGACGACCGCTCCGACGGGGAAGCGCTGCTGATGGGGTCCCCCCCAAGGAGCGGGCCCACGCAGGACGACCACGAAACGAGCGAATCTAGAACCGCAAGCCGAAATGTAAGCCACGCAGAACAGCAGAGCAACCAAATTATAGTAAGTAAAAAACCAGTCCACTGTAACCCCATAGCCAAATTTGATGACCCCACCTTTCCATGTAACCCATTCGATtctgcattaaaaaaatacgtgtCCGATAAGTTATATAAAAGGGTAAAGGATCTGTTCGAAGTGAGACCCATCTGGTCAAAGGAAGTCATTTTGGAACATCTGGACAGTGTGAGCACCTACTGCCTGAAGAGTTGCTTCTCGCGAATTTGCTTCTACTTCGCGGATGGCCCCTGGAGACGCACCTATTGTAAATATGGCTACGACCCGCGGAAGGACCCCTCCAGTTATATTTACCAAACCATAGATTTTAGGGATAACTACTTTAGGGAGATTAAGATGAAGAGTGCAAATGAAATGAACAGAATTATTctaaagaggaaaaactttATCGATAGGGTAGTTACCAAAATTATCAAAAGGGTAAACATTACCGGTACGAGGAACACAAATAAGAGGGGCAAACCAGAGGGCActtcgcaaaaggggagtaaCACGATGAGCGTGAAAATGGAATCTCACACGGACCAAGAACAAAGGgacgaaaacgaaaaaagagattttaacatatattcCGAATGGTCGCAAAGTTTCTCCCAACATTATGACGACCATGGTGAGGTTCCAAATGGGGACAAATCTGCCTACCATCCATCAACGAGTAACCAATACCCGAAAGATATAAATgatcttaaaaatatgttcgACATATATTCAAGTGCTGTCTCCTCAAATGATGAAATTACTCCCCAGATggatgaagaaattaatgaCATCTTtcagtttttaaaaaaatcaatcACCTTTCATTTGAGAAAAAGTTTTTCCGCGGAGTCCCACTTTTCCGTGAGCCCCCTGAAACTTTCGACGGTGTATCAGTACGTAGACATATACGACAACAACGTCGCGGATTATTTATCCAATTTGAGGACGCAGGACGTGTGCACGAAGGATTACGGCTGGATGAACAGCAACGATATCGCCAAAATTAGGGACATTCTGTTCGTCCGGTCGGTGACGCTCAGGCGGGCCCACATAAAGTGA
- a CDS encoding hypothetical protein, conserved (encoded by transcript PVX_084560A), producing the protein MLALHRIKRISNAHRLLLNEERNKIHVAIHEHEDFLPNNNSKVCRNKYKNVGNLHRIIHSGVLKGHRNVYFYKCLLRIAEKRRNDLSLHQINVILKALLRGKIYRYASFHSFEMPILNHLNWLSGLISHVEEGSLSGSGKTHQSRKEPLRISHPNHTNGKEANKFKKSLLRERIHTLGKPQPWMGDPSKEKEIISDQFNIIIDIFKSYLKVLNFHFCFLSQTMFFFIIRNCQYLPHGQNLMSIWGIYVKRVMSSHRLAIPKEGYSPRMGINQPVGGDSTGYLLTPPVCAPPGEESPRVKLYRHKYTQNIHAKTVRNYTLAFKNEKRKKWGGKKKHPCNPLFCKNGNLTLCKYTVMLILKKDKLASYCKLGKKKRTLHKNEYLSNGYLYKMKNTNIVLDFQSKKYLIKVGFVHNRAFLQGEGFPKDLVTNGPFLRSVSNWMSQLKVRCRLLGGVTNRD; encoded by the coding sequence ATGCTGGCGCTGCAcagaataaaaagaataagcaACGCTCACCGCCTACTGCTAAACGAAGAGAGAAACAAAATTCACGTGGCCATACACGAGCATGAAGACTTCCTCCCAAACAATAACAGCAAAGTCTGCAGGAacaaatacaaaaatgtgggCAACCTCCACCGAATCATCCACAGCGGGGTGTTAAAGGGGCATAGAAATGTTTACTTTTACAAATGCCTCCTGCGAATTGCGGAGAAGAGGAGAAATGACCTGAGTTTACaccaaataaatgtaattttaaagGCACTTTTACGAGGCAAGATTTACAGGTATGCCTCATTCCACTCGTTCGAGATGCCCATTTTGAATCATCTAAACTGGTTAAGCGGATTGATTAGCCATGTGGAGGAGGGTAGCCTTAGCGGGAGTGGCAAAACTCATCAGAGCAGGAAGGAACCCCTCAGGATCAGCCACCCTAATCACACCAACGGGAAGGAGGCAAACAAGTTCAAAAAATCCCTTTTGAGGGAGAGAATACACACATTAGGGAAACCGCAGCCCTGGATGGGAGACCCTTCCAAAGAGAAGGAAATAATTTCAGACCAATTTAACATCATAATTGACATTTTCAAAAGCTACTTAAAAGTTTTGAATTTccacttttgctttttaagcCAAACgatgttcttcttcataatTAGAAATTGCCAGTACCTACCACATGGGCAAAATTTAATGTCCATTTGGGGCATCTATGTGAAGCGAGTTATGTCCTCTCACCGTTTGGCGATTCCGAAGGAGGGGTATTCACCCCGTATGGGCATAAATCAACCAGTTGGTGGAGATTCCACAGGGTATCTTCTTACCCCTCCTGTATGtgcccccccaggggaagaaTCACCAAGGGTTAAGCTGTATAGACATAAGTACACACAGAACATTCACGCAAAGACGGTGCGAAACTACACCcttgcttttaaaaatgagaaaaggaagaaatggggaggaaaaaaaaaacatccctgtaacccccttttttgtaaaaacggAAATCTCACTCTTTGCAAATATACGGTCAtgctcattttgaagaaagaCAAATTAGCTAGCTACTGCAAGCTGGgcaagaagaaaaggactctccacaaaaatgaatacctTTCAAATGGCTACCtgtacaaaatgaagaacacAAATATCGTGTTGGATTTCCAGTCGAAGAAGTACCTAATCAAAGTAGGGTTCGTGCACAATCGGGCGTTCCTCCAAGGGGAGGGGTTCCCCAAAGATTTGGTGACGAATGGGCCCTTCCTGCGAAGCGTTTCCAACTGGATGTCCCAGCTCAAGGTGAGGTGTCGCCTCCTTGGTGGGGTTACAAACAGGGATTGA